A genomic region of Desulfosarcina ovata subsp. ovata contains the following coding sequences:
- a CDS encoding sigma-54-dependent transcriptional regulator gives MTNILIIDDDQMLCEMVCRKLLTLGHEVSSAHTLSDGIAAANEIAFDLVILDVRLPDGSGIEALPQFRAIKPQPEIIIITGEGDPDSAELSIKTGAWDYIEKPISMREITLQVTRSLEFHQAKTTCQPKTMLKRDAIVGNAPLMEACLENVAQSACTDTPVLITGETGTGKELFARAIHANSNRSSGPFVVLDCAALPDKLVESLLFGHRKGSFTGADHARDGMILQANKGTLFMDEVGELPIAIQRAFLRVLQERRFRPIGSSQELKSDFRLVAATNRDLESMVQEGSFRKDLFFRLKAAVIQLPPLHERKTDIEKLALHYISIFCKRSGMITKGVSPEFMHSLQAYSWPGNVRELVNAIDVALANAQGHNVLIPMHLPVNIRVSLKRRTIGNAVTPIGAGGERAVQRVDLPPLKDALEETERRYLHSLMARTEANIPSACRISGLSRSGLYARLKKYNINRST, from the coding sequence GTGACGAACATACTTATTATAGACGACGACCAGATGTTGTGTGAAATGGTGTGTCGTAAACTACTCACTTTGGGGCATGAAGTTTCCAGCGCCCATACTTTGTCCGATGGTATTGCGGCGGCAAATGAAATCGCATTCGATCTAGTAATCCTGGATGTACGCCTGCCCGACGGCAGCGGCATCGAAGCCCTGCCTCAGTTCAGGGCCATTAAACCGCAACCCGAAATCATTATCATTACCGGAGAGGGAGATCCGGACAGCGCGGAGCTATCGATAAAAACAGGTGCCTGGGATTATATAGAAAAGCCGATTTCCATGCGCGAAATCACTCTTCAGGTTACCCGATCGTTGGAGTTTCACCAGGCAAAAACAACTTGCCAACCAAAAACCATGCTAAAAAGGGATGCCATTGTGGGAAATGCACCCTTGATGGAAGCATGCCTGGAAAATGTCGCCCAAAGCGCCTGTACGGACACTCCAGTTCTGATTACCGGAGAAACAGGTACGGGCAAGGAACTTTTTGCCAGAGCCATTCATGCCAACAGCAACCGCTCGTCAGGCCCCTTTGTGGTGCTTGACTGCGCCGCCCTTCCTGACAAACTGGTGGAAAGTCTGCTTTTCGGACATCGCAAAGGCTCATTTACCGGTGCGGACCACGCTCGCGACGGTATGATTCTGCAGGCGAACAAGGGGACGCTTTTCATGGACGAGGTTGGAGAACTGCCTATTGCGATCCAGAGAGCGTTTTTGAGGGTATTACAGGAACGCCGCTTCCGGCCGATCGGCAGCAGCCAAGAATTAAAAAGCGATTTCCGGTTGGTGGCGGCCACCAACCGGGACCTGGAATCCATGGTGCAGGAGGGTTCTTTTCGCAAGGACCTATTCTTTAGGCTCAAGGCGGCGGTCATTCAGCTTCCGCCCCTCCATGAGAGAAAAACGGACATCGAAAAACTGGCCCTTCACTACATATCAATCTTCTGCAAACGCAGCGGAATGATCACCAAAGGGGTTTCCCCGGAATTCATGCATAGCCTGCAGGCCTATTCATGGCCCGGTAACGTCCGCGAACTTGTCAATGCCATCGACGTAGCTCTCGCCAATGCTCAGGGTCATAACGTGCTGATCCCCATGCACCTGCCAGTAAACATTCGTGTCAGCCTCAAGCGTCGGACAATCGGTAACGCTGTAACTCCGATAGGTGCAGGGGGGGAAAGGGCTGTACAAAGGGTAGACCTGCCTCCTCTTAAAGATGCCCTCGAAGAAACCGAGAGGCGCTATCTTCACTCCCTCATGGCCCGCACGGAAGCGAACATTCCATCCGCCTGCCGGATTTCCGGCCTGTCACGCTCTGGCTTGTATGCCCGCCTTAAAAAATACAACATAAACCGATCCACCTGA
- a CDS encoding methyl-accepting chemotaxis protein, with amino-acid sequence MKIKTKLALLIIGSLLICSTSIILIDRVVATKEIQNITKMNLHDLAKSTKAFIETHNSITVDNLSKLLNEEASIGRTGFLFIIDTKGNLVIHKKAQGKNWGNKPFIAHIAKMKTGYHRYLSPKTKTYKVAYFEYYAPMDWIIVASNFESDTLAEPLKNMLFRSVAFLAPTIVIILISSFFFTNSSIIKPIKAAVTGLKDIAQGEGDLTKRLDERAKDELGELASWFNAFMEKLQGIIQKIADNTVHVNRSSKELAEIASIMTKGAGETSARADNVATSAEEMSANLNNVAAAMEQSSTNTSIVATAAEEMTATINEIAQNAEKARTISDRAVYKAGETSNKMDDLGQAALDIGKVVETITEISEQVDLLALNATIEAARAGEAGKGFAVVANEIKELAKQTSEATLEIKEKIENIQGSTDSTVQGITEITEVINNVNDIVGTIATAVEEQSTATQEIANNIAQASQGIQEVNENVNQSSTVAAGITQDIAVVNQSSSKIANSSDQVKVSADDLKQRASALNNIVINFKI; translated from the coding sequence ATGAAGATCAAAACGAAACTTGCATTATTAATTATCGGGTCACTGCTCATCTGCTCGACCTCCATCATCTTGATTGACAGGGTAGTTGCAACTAAAGAAATACAGAACATCACCAAGATGAATCTGCATGATTTAGCCAAATCAACAAAAGCGTTTATAGAAACACATAATTCTATAACTGTTGATAACCTATCAAAATTATTGAATGAAGAAGCTTCAATTGGACGAACCGGTTTTTTGTTTATTATCGATACAAAGGGGAACTTGGTAATTCACAAGAAAGCGCAAGGTAAAAATTGGGGTAACAAGCCGTTTATTGCCCATATTGCCAAGATGAAAACCGGATATCACCGATATCTGTCACCCAAAACAAAAACATACAAAGTTGCATACTTTGAGTACTATGCTCCTATGGACTGGATCATTGTAGCATCAAACTTTGAAAGTGATACTCTTGCCGAACCTCTTAAAAACATGCTTTTCCGTTCGGTCGCATTTCTGGCACCAACTATTGTGATCATTCTTATATCGTCATTCTTTTTTACTAATTCGAGTATCATCAAGCCAATAAAAGCTGCAGTTACCGGTCTAAAAGATATCGCACAGGGGGAAGGAGATCTGACCAAACGGTTGGATGAACGGGCAAAAGATGAATTAGGTGAACTGGCCTCATGGTTCAATGCTTTCATGGAAAAACTTCAGGGCATTATTCAAAAGATTGCTGACAATACGGTGCATGTGAATCGTTCCTCCAAAGAGTTGGCCGAAATCGCCAGCATAATGACCAAGGGCGCAGGAGAAACTTCCGCCCGGGCCGACAACGTCGCGACCTCGGCCGAAGAGATGAGCGCCAATCTCAACAACGTAGCCGCGGCTATGGAGCAGTCCTCCACCAACACTTCCATAGTGGCCACCGCTGCCGAGGAGATGACCGCCACCATCAATGAAATCGCCCAGAACGCCGAAAAGGCCCGGACAATTTCCGACCGAGCCGTGTATAAGGCCGGCGAGACGTCCAATAAGATGGATGACCTGGGCCAGGCTGCCTTGGACATCGGCAAAGTGGTAGAAACCATCACCGAGATTTCCGAGCAGGTCGACCTGCTGGCCCTCAACGCCACTATTGAGGCTGCCCGGGCTGGCGAGGCTGGCAAAGGCTTCGCAGTGGTGGCTAATGAGATCAAGGAACTGGCCAAGCAGACCAGTGAAGCCACATTGGAAATCAAGGAAAAAATCGAAAACATCCAGGGCAGTACTGACAGCACTGTACAAGGCATCACCGAGATTACCGAGGTGATAAACAATGTCAACGACATCGTAGGCACCATAGCTACGGCCGTGGAAGAACAGTCCACCGCCACTCAGGAAATCGCCAACAATATCGCCCAGGCATCCCAGGGCATCCAGGAGGTTAACGAGAACGTCAACCAGAGTTCCACGGTAGCCGCCGGAATTACACAGGACATTGCAGTGGTCAATCAAAGCTCCAGCAAAATAGCCAATAGCAGCGACCAGGTTAAAGTCAGTGCCGACGATCTCAAGCAACGAGCATCGGCACTCAATAACATCGTGATTAATTTCAAAATATAG
- a CDS encoding PAS domain S-box protein produces MSYLEWVLNLTLLVALSVISGFIEKRYPQHTRYGPPLQGFLFGAVAIIGMLHPVVLEPGIILDGRSVVLSLCSLFYGPWAVLISVVMTVICRFIIGGAGIIMGILMILSSSVIGLIARSRFSLDHQTPSAIQLYLFGLAVHTAMLAMTITLPPDQVGSVFRSIALPVMLLSPLATILTGKILADQVLTVRLIKQLQEATQNLNITLQSIGDAVISTDIEGKIQIMNPMAEKLTGWSFNDAKNRQLTEIFNIVNAKTHLPAENPVNQVLAKKILVGLANHTVLISRNGTEYQIADSAAPVCDAKGNTKGVVMVFRDVTENYRQVEELRQNEALFRKLFKDHAAVKLITDPDTKKIIAANCAAEKFYGWSREQLMHMTIDQIDTAPSKTLAAEFKRARRLSQIQFEFCHRLADGSIRDVEIFSSKIRVKGKELLHAIIHDITERKQAEMALLQSENRYRNIIMHSPNAILVNHNDRVTLVNHTCEQLFGAESANELIGKTVYELFHADYHELIRERIRHLRKKQKSVPLMEEQIVRLDGRVVDVDVMAAPFTMDKTIYIHVILRDITQRKQKRTELQHLYAAIEQSDEMIVITDIVGHMVYVNAAFERVTGYSREEALGENPRILKSGEQSPACYTKLWETITKGKTWKGQLINKRKNGTFYSEKTSISPVMDESGRIINFVAVKRDITEEIELQKRLVQAQKMEAIGTLSSGIAHDFNNLLFPILGLSEIMLEDLPPGSMDREHIEQIYKAGIRASDLVKQILSFSRQVAQKKIPIRVQSVLKEIIKLSRSTIPANIKITQNIQADCPMVLMDASQLHQVAMNLITNAYHAVEEKGGSIFLGLIEYESKNNDLKHPSLPDGKYAMITVKDTGYGIPPSLIEKIFEPFYTTKKQGKGTGLGLSVVYGIVKDAGGVIDVQSEIDSGTTFNLFIPILEDGQNELPENVADTISRGNERILLVDDEPAVMQIEKQLLERLGYHVETRSCGLEALEAFRMNPERFDLVLTDMAMPNLTGEELAEEINSIDANIPIIICTGFSDRIKKETVSKRTIRGILMKPVMKSEMAKTIRRVLDEKDGKI; encoded by the coding sequence ATGAGTTATCTTGAATGGGTCCTCAATCTAACCTTGTTGGTAGCGTTGAGTGTCATCTCGGGATTTATTGAAAAACGGTATCCGCAACACACCCGGTACGGCCCTCCACTGCAAGGCTTTCTGTTTGGCGCCGTTGCCATTATCGGAATGCTTCACCCTGTGGTTTTAGAACCGGGTATTATTTTGGATGGAAGATCCGTGGTCTTGAGTTTATGTTCACTTTTTTATGGACCTTGGGCGGTGCTGATTTCTGTTGTTATGACGGTCATCTGTCGATTCATCATCGGGGGGGCTGGAATCATCATGGGCATCTTGATGATTCTGTCATCTTCGGTGATCGGGTTGATCGCCCGATCGCGGTTCAGTCTCGATCATCAAACGCCGTCTGCTATACAGCTCTACCTTTTTGGACTGGCTGTCCATACTGCCATGCTGGCCATGACGATCACCTTGCCACCGGACCAGGTAGGTAGCGTCTTCAGGAGTATCGCTTTGCCCGTTATGCTACTTTCTCCACTGGCAACGATACTGACCGGAAAAATCCTCGCTGATCAAGTGTTAACCGTTCGCCTTATAAAACAGTTGCAGGAGGCCACACAAAATCTGAACATCACCCTGCAGTCAATTGGTGATGCAGTCATATCAACGGATATCGAGGGAAAAATTCAGATCATGAATCCCATGGCCGAGAAGCTTACCGGCTGGTCCTTTAACGATGCCAAAAACAGGCAGTTGACCGAAATTTTCAATATTGTGAATGCGAAAACGCATTTACCGGCCGAAAACCCCGTGAACCAAGTTCTTGCCAAAAAAATATTGGTCGGTTTGGCCAACCACACGGTGCTTATCTCCCGCAACGGTACTGAATACCAGATTGCCGACAGTGCCGCACCGGTTTGCGATGCAAAGGGCAATACAAAAGGCGTCGTGATGGTATTTCGGGATGTGACCGAAAATTACCGACAAGTCGAAGAACTCCGCCAGAATGAAGCGCTTTTTCGAAAATTGTTCAAGGACCATGCAGCGGTCAAATTGATTACCGATCCTGATACAAAAAAAATTATAGCTGCTAATTGTGCCGCCGAAAAGTTTTATGGATGGTCGCGCGAGCAGTTGATGCATATGACCATTGACCAAATCGACACGGCTCCATCCAAAACGCTGGCGGCAGAGTTCAAAAGAGCAAGGAGGCTGTCCCAGATACAATTTGAATTTTGCCATCGTCTGGCCGATGGTTCAATCCGTGATGTGGAAATTTTCAGCAGCAAGATCCGAGTAAAAGGAAAGGAACTGCTTCACGCCATCATTCATGACATTACCGAGCGAAAGCAGGCAGAGATGGCACTGTTACAGAGCGAAAACCGGTATCGAAATATCATCATGCACTCACCGAATGCTATTCTTGTTAATCACAATGACCGTGTCACTTTAGTCAACCATACCTGCGAGCAATTGTTTGGTGCGGAATCAGCCAACGAATTAATCGGTAAGACGGTGTACGAACTGTTTCACGCAGATTATCATGAACTGATTCGAGAACGCATTCGCCACCTTAGAAAAAAACAAAAATCGGTTCCCCTTATGGAAGAACAGATTGTGCGATTGGATGGCCGCGTCGTAGACGTTGATGTCATGGCGGCGCCTTTTACCATGGACAAAACAATATATATCCATGTCATATTGCGTGACATCACTCAGAGAAAACAGAAAAGGACAGAACTGCAGCACCTATATGCTGCAATCGAACAATCCGACGAGATGATTGTGATCACCGATATTGTCGGTCACATGGTTTACGTCAATGCGGCCTTCGAACGTGTTACCGGTTATTCCAGAGAGGAAGCCTTAGGGGAAAACCCTCGAATACTGAAAAGCGGTGAACAGAGTCCTGCCTGTTACACAAAACTCTGGGAAACGATAACAAAAGGGAAAACATGGAAGGGCCAGCTCATCAACAAGCGCAAGAACGGTACTTTTTATTCTGAAAAAACGTCCATATCACCAGTAATGGACGAGAGCGGCCGAATTATTAATTTCGTTGCGGTTAAACGCGATATCACTGAAGAGATAGAGCTGCAAAAAAGATTGGTACAGGCACAAAAAATGGAGGCAATTGGAACTCTTTCCAGTGGTATCGCCCATGACTTTAATAATCTTTTATTTCCAATTTTAGGTCTATCGGAAATTATGTTGGAGGATCTTCCACCGGGAAGTATGGATCGAGAACATATAGAGCAGATTTACAAAGCGGGGATACGTGCCAGTGACCTGGTCAAGCAAATTTTATCTTTCAGCCGCCAAGTGGCTCAGAAAAAAATTCCGATACGAGTACAAAGTGTTCTGAAGGAAATCATAAAATTATCAAGGTCGACGATTCCGGCCAATATAAAGATTACCCAGAATATCCAGGCCGACTGCCCAATGGTCTTGATGGATGCCAGTCAATTGCATCAGGTTGCCATGAATCTGATCACCAATGCTTACCATGCCGTTGAAGAAAAAGGTGGCTCTATTTTCCTCGGTTTAATCGAGTATGAATCAAAGAACAACGATTTGAAACATCCATCACTTCCCGACGGTAAGTATGCAATGATCACGGTAAAAGATACAGGATATGGTATTCCCCCATCTTTGATAGAAAAAATATTTGAACCCTTTTATACAACCAAAAAGCAGGGAAAAGGTACTGGATTGGGTCTTTCGGTGGTTTACGGCATTGTAAAAGACGCCGGTGGCGTCATCGACGTCCAAAGCGAAATCGACAGCGGTACGACATTCAATTTATTCATCCCCATACTGGAGGATGGCCAAAATGAGCTTCCCGAAAACGTTGCAGATACTATATCCAGAGGAAATGAACGCATTTTGTTAGTGGACGATGAACCAGCGGTAATGCAAATTGAAAAGCAGTTGCTGGAACGTCTTGGCTATCATGTCGAAACACGATCATGTGGTCTGGAGGCATTGGAGGCGTTCAGAATGAATCCCGAAAGATTTGATTTAGTACTTACCGATATGGCGATGCCCAATCTCACTGGGGAAGAGCTGGCAGAAGAAATAAATTCAATCGATGCAAACATACCCATCATTATATGCACCGGTTTTAGTGACCGGATAAAAAAAGAAACCGTATCAAAACGGACAATTCGGGGAATCTTGATGAAACCAGTAATGAAATCCGAGATGGCCAAAACGATTCGTAGGGTACTAGATGAAAAAGATGGAAAGATATAA
- a CDS encoding sigma-54-dependent transcriptional regulator, translating into MKKMERYNLSAIMNKILLIDDDKSVYDTLCVLIYRMGCHAEWKSTLFDGLQAVSQGNYDVVLLDVQLPDGCGLDIVSKIQQAPSSPEVIIMTGFGELDGAEMAFNNGAWDYIQKTGSPQRIMLSLKRVLEYRKEKTQSRQTPVALNLEGLIGESRSLKACYDQLANAATGDANVLISGETGTGKEIFARAIHENSRRSHKSLVIVDCAALPETLVESLLFGHEKGVYTGADKARDGLISQADGGTLFLDEVGEMPLTIQKVFLRVLQERKYRPVGGRTECSSNFRLIAATNCDLDQMVARGEFRNDMLYRLRTINITLPPLRKRDNDAILLTTHYLPKICERLGIDNKGFSPCFTDNLKQYSWPGNIRELINVLETAISNAGPEPTLYSRHLPPNIRLSSIREVLKRTINAETWKETESSKNEISDSQLSTFKVFRKKASLKAEKKYLQMLLDDTQHNLEKALEISGLSRSRFYELLKHHELSL; encoded by the coding sequence ATGAAAAAGATGGAAAGATATAATTTGAGTGCCATCATGAATAAAATTCTATTGATCGATGATGACAAATCCGTTTACGACACGCTGTGTGTGCTGATTTATCGCATGGGGTGTCATGCCGAATGGAAATCAACCCTGTTCGATGGACTTCAGGCTGTTTCGCAGGGTAATTATGACGTGGTCCTGTTGGATGTGCAGCTGCCTGATGGCTGTGGGCTTGACATCGTCTCCAAAATTCAGCAGGCCCCATCCTCACCGGAAGTGATTATCATGACCGGATTTGGCGAACTGGATGGCGCTGAGATGGCATTTAATAATGGTGCCTGGGATTATATCCAAAAAACAGGATCGCCGCAGAGGATTATGCTTTCGTTAAAACGGGTTCTCGAATACAGAAAAGAGAAAACCCAATCCCGTCAAACCCCGGTGGCTTTAAACCTGGAGGGCCTCATCGGGGAAAGTAGATCACTGAAGGCATGTTATGACCAGCTTGCCAATGCCGCTACCGGGGATGCCAATGTGCTGATATCCGGAGAGACCGGAACTGGTAAAGAAATCTTTGCCCGTGCGATCCATGAGAACAGCCGTAGGTCGCATAAGAGTCTGGTCATCGTCGATTGTGCTGCCCTACCAGAAACGCTAGTGGAAAGTCTGCTTTTCGGTCATGAGAAAGGGGTTTACACAGGTGCTGACAAGGCACGGGATGGATTGATCTCCCAAGCTGATGGCGGCACACTCTTTTTAGACGAAGTGGGTGAAATGCCGCTGACGATCCAGAAAGTGTTTTTACGTGTATTACAAGAACGGAAATACCGGCCTGTTGGCGGTCGAACTGAATGCTCCAGCAATTTCCGTTTAATTGCAGCGACTAACTGCGACTTAGATCAGATGGTGGCAAGGGGTGAATTTCGAAATGACATGCTATACCGCCTCCGGACGATCAACATAACCTTGCCACCTCTGCGGAAACGCGACAATGATGCCATTTTACTGACCACCCACTACCTGCCCAAGATTTGTGAGCGGCTGGGCATTGATAACAAAGGTTTTTCCCCCTGCTTTACGGACAATCTGAAACAATACTCTTGGCCGGGCAATATAAGAGAGCTAATCAACGTATTAGAAACCGCTATATCCAATGCAGGGCCGGAACCCACACTGTATTCTCGCCATCTCCCGCCCAATATTCGGCTCAGTTCCATTCGGGAGGTCTTGAAAAGGACAATAAATGCAGAGACCTGGAAAGAAACCGAATCCTCCAAAAATGAAATTTCCGACTCTCAGCTAAGCACTTTCAAGGTGTTTCGTAAAAAGGCGTCTTTAAAAGCTGAAAAAAAATACCTTCAGATGCTTCTCGATGATACGCAGCACAACCTCGAAAAGGCTCTTGAAATTTCCGGTTTATCGCGCTCCAGATTCTATGAGCTTTTAAAACATCACGAACTATCTCTCTGA
- a CDS encoding methyl-accepting chemotaxis protein: protein MFNNMKLGTKIGLGFGLLILIAMALGATAVWNMNRVGTESNQLAKEFAPEVEIANELERNSLLTMFAMRGYTYTAESDFLQEGKKRLAEVKKRLEAIKTLADRSPNLVKLKAAIPEAQKRVAEYERLAQETVETNTRLSDLHDKMGVVASTYMKQCTDFLASQNKAMKNEFSSGALPGKLSERLLKIALVNDIINIGNAARIGNLKSQATRDPELLKTTITNFGVIESKLEQLAAITRQEVNLRQIEDTRQAAAQYKETMNLFLRDWLAREDLDKRLTVVADKVLASAQNTSNSGISETLEIATMANSDLSRASTIMITGLIVALVVGTLMAFFISRGITKPINAAVAGLKDIAEGEGDLTMRLEVSGKDEVGELARLFNLFIDKLQGIIKDIAGGVETLSSSSTELSAISEQMTQGITNVSDKSNTVSAAAEEMNANMNNMAAAMEQSATNTNMVATASEEMSSTIGEIAQNAEKARAISDEAASKATSASANMDQLGTAAKSIGKVIESITDISEQVNLLALNATIEAARAGEAGKGFAVVANEIKELAKQTAAATQNIKEEIEGIQGTTSMTVGQIAEITQVITDVNRVVANIATAVEQQSAATKEIASNVAQASQGIQEVNENVNQSTSVSGEISEDITGVSVSMNEMSTSSSQVNLSAQELSKLSESLKQMVDQFKV, encoded by the coding sequence ATGTTCAACAACATGAAATTAGGTACCAAAATAGGATTGGGGTTCGGATTGCTGATTCTCATCGCCATGGCACTAGGCGCCACGGCGGTATGGAACATGAACCGGGTTGGCACGGAGTCCAACCAGCTGGCCAAAGAATTCGCCCCAGAGGTTGAAATAGCAAACGAACTTGAACGCAATTCCCTTCTGACCATGTTTGCCATGCGCGGGTACACCTATACCGCAGAGTCAGACTTTCTTCAGGAAGGGAAAAAAAGACTGGCAGAAGTAAAGAAACGCCTCGAAGCTATCAAGACGCTGGCGGATCGTTCGCCTAACTTGGTCAAACTCAAAGCCGCAATTCCCGAAGCCCAAAAAAGAGTCGCCGAGTACGAGCGCTTGGCCCAGGAGACGGTAGAGACCAATACAAGACTGTCCGATTTGCATGATAAAATGGGTGTCGTAGCATCCACCTACATGAAGCAGTGCACCGATTTTTTAGCCTCGCAGAACAAGGCCATGAAGAATGAATTCTCGAGCGGAGCGCTTCCGGGAAAACTTTCAGAACGGCTTCTTAAAATCGCCCTGGTCAACGATATTATCAATATCGGAAACGCGGCGCGAATCGGGAATCTCAAGTCACAAGCCACGCGCGATCCAGAGCTTCTAAAAACGACAATTACCAATTTTGGGGTGATTGAGAGTAAACTTGAACAACTGGCGGCGATTACTCGCCAGGAGGTTAACCTCCGGCAAATTGAAGATACACGTCAGGCAGCGGCCCAATATAAGGAAACCATGAATCTCTTCCTGAGAGATTGGCTTGCCCGAGAAGATCTTGACAAACGCCTCACGGTAGTCGCAGATAAGGTCCTGGCAAGTGCCCAGAATACATCTAATTCTGGCATCAGCGAAACATTGGAAATCGCTACCATGGCAAATAGCGACCTCTCCAGAGCTTCCACCATCATGATTACGGGACTTATCGTGGCGTTAGTCGTGGGAACGTTAATGGCTTTTTTCATTTCCCGCGGCATTACCAAACCCATCAATGCAGCCGTTGCCGGCCTTAAAGACATCGCCGAGGGTGAAGGGGATCTGACCATGCGCCTTGAGGTTAGCGGCAAGGATGAAGTCGGAGAACTGGCCAGATTGTTCAATCTGTTCATCGACAAACTGCAGGGCATCATCAAAGATATCGCCGGGGGGGTCGAGACGCTTTCTTCCTCTTCCACCGAGCTTTCCGCTATATCCGAACAGATGACTCAGGGCATCACCAATGTATCGGACAAATCCAACACTGTTTCTGCTGCGGCAGAAGAGATGAACGCCAACATGAACAACATGGCCGCCGCTATGGAGCAGTCCGCGACAAACACCAACATGGTGGCCACGGCATCTGAAGAGATGTCATCCACCATCGGAGAAATCGCCCAGAACGCCGAAAAAGCCCGAGCCATTTCCGACGAGGCCGCGTCCAAGGCGACGAGCGCGTCGGCCAACATGGACCAATTGGGCACGGCGGCCAAATCCATCGGCAAGGTTATCGAGTCGATTACCGACATTTCCGAGCAGGTCAATCTGCTGGCCCTGAATGCCACCATCGAGGCGGCCCGTGCCGGTGAAGCGGGTAAAGGCTTCGCCGTGGTGGCCAACGAAATCAAGGAACTGGCCAAACAGACCGCCGCAGCCACCCAGAACATCAAGGAAGAAATCGAAGGGATTCAAGGGACCACTTCCATGACCGTGGGGCAGATCGCCGAAATCACCCAGGTAATCACCGATGTTAATCGGGTGGTCGCCAATATTGCCACCGCCGTCGAGCAGCAATCGGCAGCCACTAAAGAAATTGCCTCCAATGTAGCCCAGGCGTCCCAGGGAATCCAGGAGGTTAACGAAAACGTCAACCAAAGTACTTCGGTGTCCGGTGAAATTTCAGAAGACATCACCGGTGTCAGTGTCTCCATGAATGAAATGTCCACCAGCAGCAGCCAAGTCAACCTGAGTGCCCAGGAACTTTCCAAACTTTCCGAGAGCCTCAAACAGATGGTGGATCAGTTCAAGGTGTAA
- a CDS encoding AbrB/MazE/SpoVT family DNA-binding domain-containing protein: MARKKLVEHNALVQAIEMGTPQSEIMERFGFKTVPALKTAYYNGLVALGKIEDVSTKRKKKNVDTKIRVNGRGSLVIPKNLVDHLGIDPEDIFEVVKNSTGLELRKAEKPPKTILRKHVPPPMHRKASNYSRLSN; encoded by the coding sequence ATGGCACGAAAAAAACTGGTGGAGCACAATGCCCTGGTTCAGGCGATCGAAATGGGCACACCACAATCCGAGATAATGGAAAGGTTCGGTTTTAAAACCGTGCCCGCCTTAAAAACGGCGTATTACAATGGGCTGGTAGCCTTGGGAAAGATTGAAGATGTGAGTACCAAGCGCAAAAAAAAGAACGTTGATACGAAAATACGTGTCAACGGCAGAGGAAGCCTGGTCATTCCCAAAAATCTGGTCGATCATTTGGGGATCGATCCAGAGGATATTTTTGAGGTTGTGAAAAACAGTACTGGGTTGGAACTGAGGAAAGCTGAAAAACCGCCGAAGACCATCCTCAGAAAACATGTCCCGCCTCCTATGCACCGAAAAGCATCAAATTATTCCCGCCTGTCGAATTAG